In Periplaneta americana isolate PAMFEO1 chromosome 8, P.americana_PAMFEO1_priV1, whole genome shotgun sequence, the sequence ATGGGCCTTTAAGCCCCCCTCCACCTTGAACGTCTTCCCACACACTTCACAGTGGTACGACTGTCGAAATGAGTGCAGTTTCTCATGAGTCTTCAGACTGCCTCGTAAAGTAAATCTTTTCCCACAGGTCTCACAGCTAAAGGGTCTGTTGCGTGAAGAAGGCGGTGTTTTGTTTCTAGTATACTTGTGAACCAGGCTCTGACCGATATAAAACGTCATATCATCACTACGACTTGCTGCCAACATACTGATTCCTGGCGAATCGCAGCTGATGTTGCAGATCTCTTTCTTCGAACATTCTCTAGCAACTACCGGTTGATTGGCTGCTACTCCTTCAGGAATATCGTACCCGTGAAACAGCTGAGGAAACCTGAAGCAAAATGATTAGCTTACAATACTGTTCTTAGCAATAACAGATCGTGATCTAGCAGCATTCATACTATGGAGTTGAACATTTTCTAATAAAAGTTCAGTTTTGTTAGCATTTTGATCAATTTTCTCAATGCGTCTTTCATAAAGCCATACATACTTAGTTGTGACTTAAATGTATCTTAATTATATTGACAGGTAAAGATATAGATATATCGAAATCGATAACATATCGATATTATACCGATGGTATCTAAGCACAGTGGGTTCTTGATAATGATCCACTCTTCATTCCTAACCTATAGGCCTATCATCCATTCCAGATGTAGTATAAATAATTGGTGAAGTATGAAGCATCTGATTTGAAACTATACCTGTGCCAGAAATCAAATGTGGCTGCTTGCTGCCCTGCCATATTAGTTTTCACGCTTGGTAATGGGTTTCCTTCAGTTACAGATATGGCAGGGTGAGGATCTTTGCGAGGAATTTGATCctgaaacaaaaacaaagaagTACGtttaaatattcttcatttctagtAACGAATATGTAGCCTatgattttatacaaaaaaaaaaaatgactggcTGTCATACGCGAAGTCcatttcggaagacttcggtATATTTCGTGAGAGCTTAGATTTACACctgaacgaatttcttatgcaagactccgtcctgtttttcctttcttttgtttgttacatttttgtctATTCATAGAGCAAGTgtcataaataatttataacaaaagTATATTCAAGGGGTGAATTAAGTGCAAAATAAACAGTATTTCCCTAGTCGTGTAAACTAGGTGCTGCCCGAaatggacttagacaaattcatgTTGTAGGAGATTTGTCTTTTTCTGTATCTAAGGTTGTATATCATTCTTCGgcttaatatttcataaaatataaaaggCCTATAACTTTAAAACTTTACAttgtcaaaatatttaaaatgtaatatactttGAATTTACTGAACGGCCATTTAGGAATTGTTTACTGAGTAGACTGCTAACGACGGAGAATACAAATTCCAAACGGCCGTATGGAAAATTCAAGATAGAGTCTGTTCAGTTTCCTCGTGATTTCTGTGATTTCTTTGAACGGCAACTCAACAGATTCACGACTTCCTGCACAAACAATTCTGACCACCCACATTCATATGCTGCACAATTGCCACATTCCTAGCGATTTTCGACCGCTCAGTGACGGCTACGTTTCTGCATACATAGATGTGGCAACTCTCCCTCCATGTAAAGATGATGGAAAGTCGTCAGTTCTTGTAAACGAGGTTATAATTGATTGTTAATAGGCGAAAACAAGATTCTATCGCATTAAGGAAAGAATTTACTTATGACAACAAATTAATAGGCGACGGGAGaggatcaaccggcaaagtctTTTTTGGGCACTCAAGGAAAGTGAACGAACTGTACCGTTATGTTACCATTTTAACACTTTAACattgtgaaatttttaatttttattagacCTACAggcctattttatatatattaaagtGTTATAACATGAATCACTATTGACAGaatgaatattttactttttatatttcatatatgatTGGCAGAGGAAGGACTACCAAAAATTCTTCTTCGCTTTAAACCGGAAGGGGAAAACTTACTCTGAAGGGCTCAAACAAAAAATGGGATGAATAATGTTTTGTAACCGAAACAGACTGTAGAGCCTAatcttggatgatgatgatgatgatgatgatgatattattattattattattattattattattattattattattattattattattattagagataggtttggaagtattggaagtaaatcccgaaaagacaaagtatatgattatgtctcatgaccagaatattgtgcgaaatagaaatataaaaattggaaatttatcctttgaaggggtggaaaaattcaaatacctgggagcaacagtaacaaatataaatgatactcgggaggaaattaaacacagaataaacaggggaaatgcctgttattattcggttgagaagcttttgtcatccagtctgctgtcagaaaatctgaaagttagaatttataaaacagttatattaccggttgttctttatggttgtgaaacttggactctcactttgagagagaaacatagattaagggtgtttgagaataaggtgcttaggaaaatatttggggcttagagggatgaagttataggagaatggagaaagttacacaacacagaactgcacgcattgtattcttcacctgacataattaggaatattaaatccagacatttgagatgggcaggggatgtagcacgtattgacgaatccagaaatgcatatagagtgttagttgggaggctggagggaaaaagacctttggggaggccgagacgtagatgggaagataatattaaaatggatttgagagaggtgggatatgatggtagagactggattaatcttgctcaggacagagaccaatggcggccttatgtgagggcagcaatgaacctccagattctttaaaagccagtaagtattattattattattattattattattattattattattattattattattttatatatcagcgatgaaatatttattgaggatgccttttttttactttctctttatacGAAATATAGTCTAAAGCAAATGTACTGCAATAttgcaaaatatagaaaaatcgaagaataactcttctcgggttctcagccaggtgagttggagattagcttccaagctttcgacggctagctctgccatcttcttcagggacgaagtgatgtgggaccacatCTAGCCGGTATatacgtggtcccacatcacttcgtccctgaagaagatggcagagctagccgtcgaaagcttggaagctaatctccaactcacctggctgagaacccgagaagagttattctacatcaaacgccgggaaagcctcaagtcatagaAAAATCGAATTTGTGATTTTCAcggaaataggcctacaagttttcagcattcctgacacataagtatatatattataatagtaattaacTGAAAATAGGTTACAATATTTTTCACGCTGAACTATTTAGCACCGTAAGCCACTAACCGCTCGATAAcgatatccaaaaaaaaaaaaaagtatctcaTTAGAATCGCTTATAACTTTTCAGCAAACTAACACTGCGAAACGAAAAGTATACTATCGTGTAGACAAATGAATCCCGTAACTGTAAACATTCGCAAGAAATCAGTTGAACCCTAAAGGCCAGCGACATGGGTGGGGAAAACATATCTCAAAAACTGCGTTCCGGCGGCCAGTTTATGAACATAACTCCGTGAGATCTAAACCGATCCTGATGTTTGAAGTGTCGATCGATGAGCATGGTGAGATTGAGTAAATAAACGAATATATATATCCGGGCTAAATTGGACCCTCAGTTTTCAAAAAGCAGTCGtgaaaatttgtcaattttcaaAATGCCTCGAAATTCAAACTTTGAGAGGATGCAAAAGTGGAGACAaacataaaagaagaaaaaggcATCCCAAGACGAAACAAACAAGCCCAATACCACCGCTGTGAAATACAAGATGGGAGAGAGACAGAGCGCGCAAGGGAGCGGCGGTACACGGGATCTTATGTGGATTCTATGGATGTAGAACGACCACGATAATCCACAACCGCCCACTTCTGTAACACCATATCAGTCTATATGTCTAGTCTGTAAGCTTTCTCTATAAACCAATCCGTCTTCAGACTGTAAGCATGCTCTGTACGCTGTAAACCATTCATTATTGATTCATTCAATAAACGAGTCaaattcaaaacaattttttctccaatttcGCCCAGAACCGCCCTCGCTGACAAAAGTAGCTCTACGCCCATAAACTGTCCGACTCACTTCACTAGTGAGTCACTGCTGTTTTTCagcttcctttttctttttaattagcaACTGCtgttttcagatttttaatttcttaatataaaatgaattaacaaaagaaATTATGTAGATATTGactttaggacacatgtttattagtcgtcgtttcttgttttgttttgatgaatactaccacatCTCAAAATACTGAATacattttaacaccctgtatatatagagTTTAAGGAATGAATGGAATGCAATTTTCGGTAGGGGGCACTATGATccaacactgcgacctgttacgatctagtgcgctaaccctcaagctaggcgcattcccaaacccacaccggctgactacactaaggttcgttgcGTACCCAGGTTTAGAGCAAGctaccccactcgtccctaggccagaaTCCTCCACAGGATGTAAAGACTATACTTGCAGATATCTTTAGTGAGAATAAGGGATAATATATGAACCACATTaggtaatttttttaacttcgaAGTTATATTTTACGCAGGGATGAAAAAATAGCACATTTTTAGGTTCGTTACTACTTCGAGAACGAAGAGGTCCTGTATCCCGGGATCTTCGGTGCATAATATTAATAACGAACATTCCTCTATCTGAAATCACACTATTTAGAAATCTTTGGCGTTAGAGTTCCCTTGTTACTTTTGCAGATTCTCCTGTTGCTCCATATATTAAGTAAATATCAGCTAAGTCAGTATTAGTTATGCTTTCCATTGCATTGGCAAGTGGGCTTCCtgtaaggatttatttattttattgggttattttacgacgctgtaccaacatctaggttatttagcgtctgaatgaaatgaaggtgacaatgcaggtgaaatgagtccggagtccagcaccgaaagttacccagcatttgctcgtattgggttgagggaaaaccccggaaaaagcctcaaccaggtaacttgccccgaccaggattcgaacccgggccacctggtttcgcggccagacgcgctgacagttactccacaggtgtggattcctAAGGATTACacctcagtctagtatatacagtcacgaagctcaatacgtagtaaatatgcatccatagatagttgctaaccactaggatcgctactatcgcctcattacaaacaatgcgaaatagtaccgggacagtttattgttcctaacaccctcacaactcaagcttcgtgacggtatatactagactgtggttataccgtACCTTATTTCACTAAGGGCGAATGCCCACTTTCCTAGTTTCGGGTTCGTAATGATTCTTAATAAGAAAAGGCTTCTTTCTCTACCAGATCACGAAAGCTGGTAATCCAACTCCCAATAGTTTACGAGAATTTGTTTGTACAAGGTCGGAAGTCATTGTCATTCTTGGAGCACTAAGGACGAATGTGGACTTCCAACTTCAGAATtcacaataatgttattttcatggaCAGCCGCCTAGATACATAACTTGGACAACTGCTTTTATGGTATACAGTTTTCTTCATGTTCATAACGGGGTAGTCCACAATcaatttaatttcgttttttGTCTTTCCTGAAAACCTCATAATTGTTGCAACCGCCCTCATGACATATGGCATTTTTTTATAATCCTTAAAGTTAGTTAGTGatgtttaaaaagggcgcgttagctactatggctatttggccattatctaaaattcttcaaaaatcaaaaacacaaacaatacaacaaGCTGGATGCTAACACGAAATAAAAACCGTTGTCACATTAAaaacgaagtaggcctacatataatccTTAAATATTTTGAGACAATGTTTATgctagagtaggcctacatgtgaacGAAAGACGTGAGTATAGTCTAAACTGATAGGCTTTACatagtatgaaataaatattatagcacGTATCCTATGGCATTTTacaattttagttttaaaaagtTTCAAAGAGCATTAAATAGGCTCACGGTTCTTTCTCGGTTTGACTCTAGAGATATACACTTCCTTATAAGGGAGACTGTGGACGGAGAGGTATATAAAATAATCAATACACAGCAACCACATGCTAGCTAGTATACAGTATATAACTTCCTCTGGTTTACCCCTACCCTCAAAAGATGGCATAGATATTACATAACATCGTGTAATAAAAGACTAACCAAttgtataatttacataaatacttAAGATATGATATGTTCAGATAATTTACAAATGTGTAAAGTTCTTAGACTACATAATCCATAAATACATGATATTAATgccaaatgtaatttaatttagtatatataTAGTTATAATATTAATCGTATATGCATAAATAAACAGCGCCAATATTAACTTATCCAACAGTTTACAATATCTATCGATCCAATAAATTCATAAACATGTTGTGGCGTGTATATATTCATATCAGATACACACAATAGCAATGgaaatttgtgaatttttttgtGCGGAAATG encodes:
- the LOC138704463 gene encoding gastrula zinc finger protein XlCGF7.1-like isoform X1, translating into MWCLTSTTLNIPQYTDQIPRKDPHPAISVTEGNPLPSVKTNMAGQQAATFDFWHRFPQLFHGYDIPEGVAANQPVVARECSKKEICNISCDSPGISMLAASRSDDMTFYIGQSLVHKYTRNKTPPSSRNRPFSCETCGKRFTLRGSLKTHEKLHSFRQSYHCEVCGKTFKVEGGLKAHSVLHTNHRPFMCVVCGKGFTLKGSLKTHLALHSVHRATYPCDICGKTYKGKTSFESHKAQHLGHPLHQCDVCGKNFTLKGSLKLHSMLHSGLKPYSCQACGMGFAIRSHLTRHFRMHNAR
- the LOC138704463 gene encoding zinc finger protein 254-like isoform X2 encodes the protein MWCLTSTTLNIPQYTDQIPRKDPHPAISVTEGNPLPSVKTNMAGQQAATFDFWHRFPQLFHGYDIPEGVAANQPVVARECSKKEICNISCDSPGISMLAASRSDDMTFYIGQSLVHKYTRNKTPPSSRNRPFSCETCGKRFTLRGSLKTHEKLHSFRQSYHCEVCGKTFKVEGGLKAHSVLHTNHRPFMCVVCGKGFTLKGSLKTHLALHSVHRATYPCDICGKTYKASEISN